In Candidatus Paceibacterota bacterium, the following proteins share a genomic window:
- a CDS encoding transposase produces the protein MSRPLRIEYPGAFYHIINRGLERREIFKSPKDYQYFLSLLDQMHLKYGLIVHSYCLMPNHYHLYAETPYANLSKIMRQINGIYTQTFNHRYHRAGPLMQGRYKAVVVDKDSYSLELSRYIHLNPVRAKIVEKPESYRWSSYASFIKKAKVPEFLNNKWLLSQFDKSSAKAIKSFKHFTLQGLAQEWTPEKESYQGFILGTSKFISHIQETYLRGKKDHEIPSLAKAQKQLSLNELQYYLEKLTQDTKMRKKLTAYALKRYSSLRLKEIGEILGSPSYSAVAVMVSRLNKEAQKDKDIKRLLEKIEHYCRNV, from the coding sequence ATGTCAAGACCACTTAGAATAGAATATCCAGGAGCATTTTATCACATAATCAACCGAGGACTGGAACGTCGGGAAATTTTTAAATCTCCAAAAGATTATCAGTATTTTCTTTCCCTGTTGGATCAAATGCATCTAAAATATGGCTTAATTGTCCATAGCTATTGCCTCATGCCTAACCATTATCATTTGTATGCGGAAACCCCCTACGCAAATCTTTCAAAGATCATGAGGCAAATAAATGGTATTTATACACAAACCTTCAATCATAGATATCATAGAGCGGGCCCCTTAATGCAGGGGCGGTATAAAGCCGTTGTGGTTGATAAGGATAGCTACTCTTTGGAGCTTTCCAGATATATCCATCTAAATCCAGTCAGGGCTAAAATAGTGGAAAAGCCTGAAAGTTATCGATGGTCCAGTTATGCGTCCTTTATTAAGAAGGCGAAGGTTCCTGAATTTTTAAACAACAAATGGCTTTTATCCCAATTTGATAAATCTTCAGCCAAGGCCATTAAATCATTTAAGCATTTTACTCTGCAGGGCCTAGCCCAGGAGTGGACACCGGAAAAAGAATCTTACCAGGGATTTATCCTAGGAACTTCCAAATTTATTTCCCATATCCAAGAGACTTATCTTAGAGGAAAGAAAGACCACGAGATTCCAAGCCTTGCCAAAGCGCAAAAGCAGCTCTCACTTAATGAATTGCAATATTATCTTGAAAAACTTACGCAGGACACAAAAATGAGGAAGAAACTTACTGCCTATGCGCTTAAGCGTTATTCATCTCTAAGACTTAAGGAGATAGGGGAGATTCTGGGAAGCCCTTCTTACTCTGCTGTTGCCGTGATGGTTAGTAGATTAAACAAAGAGGCTCAAAAAGATAAGGATATTAAAAGATTGCTAGAGAAGATCGAACACTATTGCAGGAATGTGTAA